A segment of the Populus nigra chromosome 12, ddPopNigr1.1, whole genome shotgun sequence genome:
gtttttttttcatgtttttatatgattcgtgaataaaaatataattaaaaacggGATTAATCTGTATTTTGGGATTCATCCTAAAAAATAGTCTATTTTTTAGGAAATAAtaatcttctttctaagaattttaccactaatcatctttttcttaattagagaTGAGGTTGAAATTACCGGTAAATATtggtgtgtatgtgtgtgtattataATGTTAATATTGTATTAAGGATATGATAgtcaatcaaaagtttttatGGAGTTtgtgttttaatatatagttatggatttttgttatttgaccTCAAAAATCtgtaaaaaaattcacataatttcctaattatttttgtagGATGGTATTTTACTCTACGTAGTTGTTTGTTACCATTTTAGTGAATTTTGAATGATGCTTTATATTGTTCCCTTCGATCaagtaattttttcaattacttgAGTTTTCAATGTATTAAACCGACCATCACACCCTCCCTCTTGATGAGCATGTTCGATGTTTAGCGATGTTTGCTGAGTAAATGAGCCCTTATTCTCTgttatgtaatatttttaacCATACATTCTAGTTTCTTTGTTAAAGTGTCTTCTGAAAGACATTTTTCATGTAGAGAAAAAGCTGCATGGCATTTCCGATTCATAAACTGTGAATTTGCAGCAATCTACTTGAAAATGCTGTGCATGTGATTTCTGTGATaccttaattatttctttttggcCATCTGGGCCTTGGCTTTACCATGGAGTAGCTCTTCATCTCCTGAAGTTTCATTTACCCATCCCAAAATTAAACTAACAGGCCTTGGTCTTTGTTGCTCTCCGTTACTTTGACATGAAACTTCTTGGTTGTAACTCCTAATTTTGGACTTTGAGTTGGCGTTTTACTTATCTATGGATGGTATTGCATTTGGTGCAAGGCTAAAAGTTGAAGGGGAAATTTTGCAAAGTACTTGTTGAGAGTGGAAAGATTAgttttttaagatgtttggtGTGTTAATAAATTGAAGGGTAAATTGTTAGAGGAAAGAGAGGGATAATTTGGTGTCTTTTGAGacaaaaggaaagagagagaatgaaaagaaaaaaaaatccttaagagattaaattttactttccaaaaacacaaatttgGGGGTAAATGTTTCTCCACTTAATAATTCACCTCTTTCCCAATGGTAACTTTAACCTCATTACGCTTGTACCACACATATCCTTAAGAACATTTTACTATGGTTTATGTGCTTGATGAATGATCAAATCTCCCATTTATTTTTGCTGGACGATGATGCATTGGTGTTGGATTTTTGCATATTGTACTCTTTTGTGGTTTCTAAGTCATTGATTTGAAATATGTTGTATGCTTGCATGAGACAATGGACTTGATGAGTCAGCTGGTTGGCTGAGAACAATCaggataattaatattaatggagGAAAGAATTATAATCTTAATGTGTCACTGAATTTCCCCCCTTATTAAGGAACTTTCAATTGTTGATGAACTCTGCTTGTGACATGCAGGTGATATCCATGGTCAATATTCTGATCTTCTAAGGCTATTTGAATATGGTGGTTTCCCTCCTCATGCAAACTACTTATTTTTGGGGGACTATGTGGATCGAGGCAAGCAAAGCCTGGAGACAATATGTCTTCTCCTTGCTTATAAGATAAAATACCCAGAAAACTTTTTCCTCTTGAGGGGAAACCATGAATGTGCTTCTATAAACCGCATATATGGTTTTTATGATGAGTGTAAGAGAAGGTTTAATGTTAGGCTATGGAAGACGTTCACAGAGTGTTTTAATTGCCTACCAGTGGCTGCGCTAATTGATGAGAAGATTCTCTGCATGCATGGGGGTTTGTCTCCAGACCTAAATCATTTGGATCAGATTCGAAACTTACAGCGCCCGACTGATGTCCCAGACACAGGTTTGCTTTGTGATCTTCTCTGGTCAGATCCGAGTAAAGATGTTCAAGGTTGGGGGATGAATGACAGGGGAGTTTCATATACATTTGGTCCTGACAAGGTGACAGAGTTTCTTCAGAAGCAGGATTTGGATCTTATTTGCCGTGCCCACCAGGTTTGACCTGTCACAGCAATTCACTCTCTTAGGCAGGCTTATAGTTGAATTCATATCCTTTACACTATTACTTGTGGGGCTGTTACAAATAAACAATCTAGAGCCATCCTTTGTTGAATTGTTCACTTCCTTTTGGGAGCTGTACTTGCTTTTGGAGTGGCTTTTGAGCCAATTGGCCACTGCGGTATTGACCCAAGAAAATATTCTCCAAAACTTTCCCGATAAATTTTTAACTCCACTGTGGTATTGGGTCTGGTTGTCCATTCTATGCAAACTTTGAGTTTTTACTGAAATTTGCTCTTTCCAAATGTATGTTGCAGGTTGTGGAGGATGGATATGAGTTCTTCGCGAACCGACAACTTGTAACTATATTTTCAGCGCCTAATTACTGCGGGGAGTTTGATAATGCTGGTGCTATGATGAGCGTGGATGAGACCTTGATGTGttcttttcaaatattaaagccTGCTGATAAGAAATCGAAGTTTAAGGCTGGAAACACTTCAACTGGAGCTGGTCTTTTTGGGAGCACAACTACAGCTAAGCCTGGAAACCCTCCGCCAGGAGTCAAGGTAAATGCATTACTTAGAAAGACATGAATTGCTGTTTTCCTATTGGAGTTTTTAGATAGACAACTAGAGTACTCGATGTTAATTGTATGATGATGTGCCCTTTCAAGTTTGTAGTTCATCTATTTGTTCAAATATTTTGGTCAAGATAGTCAAGAGAAGTGATTAgtgttattcttttttatgcTCTGGCAGAGCTTTCCATTTTTCATGGTTATCCTTTTGAAAGTGATTTGAGTGTATACCTTTACAGTTTTTATCTGGGACAACTTCACAACTTTTAGAAGGGGAAAAGCTTTGGTTTGTATTTAAAAGCAGTATCCCAGCCATTTTCCCATGTATCAGAAGATTTAAAAGAAACCTAAGAAATTGTTCATCATTTACAATTTGAATACTAGTTTTTCTCCTCTACACTTTTGTGGATATCCTGATACTTGTAAATgtaattcttcttttcttcaataAGAATAAATGTACAGTTAATATTTGAATTCTCACCTGTACACCAGTTGATTTGAGATAAATGTGCCACCATTTAGAATTATCAGATGTTCTGGTGTAGCAACTGTAGAGTTGGAGTTGGAAAATGGTACTTAAGGTGGCTTGTTTGTGGTATTGGTCAAGGAAAGAGGATTTGGGTAGTTTCAGGGAAATTTATTCTTTAgtcatggataaaaaaaattctgcctttcaagaaaaaaattaatgcttttAAGTAGGAAAAAATGATTCAACTCATGAAGTTTGTATTATTCTGTAAGAGAGTCAGAAGTTTTCGAATTATTCGGCTTGCATGTGTTGAGTATGCTATGCTGAAAGTTTGATGATATTAAACAGTATGTTAACTGCCTTACGTGTATTTTATCTTTGTTGGATTTGACATGTGCTTGCGTGTTACtgtattttactttttacaTATAATTGCTGTCTTATCTGTTTTGCTTCTGGTTTTGCAGTCCTTCCTTGGCACTAAAGTATGACTATTGGATTTCCACTTAGAGATCAAGCTTAGTTGGATCATGAACATGCTGAGATTGCTGTGACAGGAATTCAAGGTccatttaatttcataattatatgctgaaattgtataaattggagggggggagggggggataGAAACTGATGCGACAGATTGTTTTCCTTATATAAAGTTGGATTTGAAGGTAGAAGGCAGAggtttccttctcttcttgaTTGTACACTTACAGCTGCTATGAATTATTTCCATGTTGCTCTTATTGTTCCGCACATCTGTGAGACCCCGAACCATGTCGAAAGTTTGAAACAATATACTCGTGATTCTGGGCAAGCAACATGGACTTggttttaactatttttatgttttattctcAAGACCACCATTGAATTTGAAGAAAGCTGCAAAACACAAGGAAATGGACTGGTCTAATATTCTGTAAAGACTGAAGAGGTGCCCCCCTTTCTATGTTGTCATTGTGTGCATCGTCTTTTGTTGTGAGGTTCTGAAAAGGCCAGTTATTTTCTCATTACCAAGTGAAGACTCTGAACTTTTTGCATGGAGGAATGATTCTAATCCCTTGGCTAGAATCATGGGTTTAAAGAAATCGTGGCTTGCCGATGATTTGGCACTATTTTGCATGGCATGCTTGTGTTGACGTGACCTGGTATATACTCCGTTCAAATCCCCTTCCCCATTGCGGTGTTGCATATAGCTGAAGATGAGGATGCTGATGCATGATGACTGGAAGTTTCATTACCAAATTTGAATGCTCGCTGTTCTGTGATTGCTCTGGTTTCGATTATGCATATTTCGTTCCATGAAAGAAGGATGCCCCGGGATTTTTTTTACGGGCCTTTTTTCTCCGTGAGTAGAGATTTCCAGGACCTAATTATCCATACGTCTCTAGCCTCTCAGGTATGTGGTGACTGAAAACTAGAACCGCTTTTTAATTGGGCGTGGAGAAGCAGTGGTATTATAGTAAGAACTAGTCCTATGGAAATTCTAGTTTGCTTTGTCCTTGACCAAAATTCTCAGATTTCAATTGGGATGAAACCTGAGAGTGGAGAGAGGTTTCACTATCGCTTGCATGGAATCTTTCAACCTGAGTGTTGAGTTTCTGCAAAAGAAGTCAGTATAATATGGAGCTTATCAGCTGATGGTAGATTTTCTATTAGGAGTCCCCGGGAAAATATGAGCAAGGGGTGGTATCATTATCATTGATGGAGAGGTTGATGCTTGATATTGGTGCATTGGAGGAGAAGTACGAGTAGAAAACTATTGGTCAAATCTGCTCTGCATAGAAAATTTTATGAGCGATGCAACACTGATATATTCAGAATAAATATTGAGGTGTCTTGTGTGATGgtgaaaaagaatgagaaagaagacagaggaagagagaaaaggagagtgGGGTGTGAGAGAGGAGAAAGTGTGTGGGAGGGAGAAAGagggaaagagaagagagaagctTGGCTGTTTGGGCGGGGGGCTTAAATGGccatggattttctttttttcactacTAACATGTCTTTAAGCTAGTTATACTATTAATCGGTCCGCACTCTtgagttgaacaaaaagtaatttaatgtatttgattaaaaatacttttaaaattaaagttataaaataattttaaaaaatatatattaatattgatggtttttaatttaaatattataaatttaactattactattatatcatgaaataaataatattttatataaaatattttttattgtttcactaaattttttaagagcGTAACAAcataggtaaaatataatcaagaataaaattaagattgcgatcaaattctgcaaatgttacgttatcaagcgatctccgtctaatttatgtagtgttattgaataatgtttaacattaattttttaaataaaacataattaaaaataaaaatatttttttgttttgatagatCAGAtccaattcaatatatttttagcttTGAACCGGATCAATTCAACTGAAATAGTTCATcgttcatgggttttttttccataaacaGTGGagtatgctttattttttatgagttttccCGGCACAAGAAGCAGCTCATAAACATGTGGTTgtgttataattaataataggCTCCACCAGTATAAATTTGTTGTTTGAATATTACCAAACGGATGAGTTTTTATGGTTGCTTCAAATACAGAAGCAATCAAACACACttgatttataacaaaaaaaaaaaaaaaagttctttcttttaaaaaaatcatagctcGGGAGATTTCTTGCGGAGGGTGATTGAGGATGAAAGTGGTAAAAGCTATAAAGTCTGAAACTTTGCAGAGGCAAGTTCTCTAAAATTTGCAAGAGGACTTGAGCAGAGAACCTTTCAAGGACTGGAAGCTGTTGCTGATCGGGAGAGAAGGCTTTCTGGCTATGAAGCTGTGTGTAGTTGCCCGTTTCTCTAGTAAACAAATCAGTGATGAAAGAAAAAGGTTCTCAAGGGAGTCTTGTTCTAGGGCAAAGCCATCATACCAAGCAAGCAAACCAAGTGAGCCGTACACACTTATCCACGTCAGATTCAAGGTCTGCTAATCGAACATTATTTTCacatggttttggttttggttttggttttgggtcGGCTGGCTGCTTGTCCAGCGGGCTTAGATTCTAAATTTCAAATTGGATTTTATAATATgttatatattgaattaattccCCCAAATTAATCTATTTTCATCTCTCCAATAATTCAAGCCCCCCATTTGATTACAAAGCCGGCTGGGCGGTGTGGATATTGACTCTATAACTCATGAGTCATGCCACTTATTTTTTCTGACTGTAATTAATGTTGTAGGATTTCAGTTGATATCATATTGTTTTAAACAATCGTTGGTGCCTCttcacataattaatttatgaatttaaaaagttttatggCTAATAGTATTTATTACTTACACCCATCTTGAAGAgagacagataaaaaaaaaaaaacaaagataagacttgtgattcataaaaaataataagaatattttaaactaaattttttcttcttgtatttatttttagttaaagtAAATTTAGATAATAACTAATAAGATATTGCTAATTACTTATTTATCACCTTAAATTTGGCTCACAATACTCTTAGATTCCAAGTATAGGACAATAATggaattcttattattttggttCTCACCATTTTCaagtataaattatttatgttgctaaaaaagaaataaaaaaattatatgtcgGTTTGGTTCCTCGtttcatcaattaatatatatatatatatatatatatatatatatatatatatagatgagtCCTcggtaagaaaaagaaaagttacaaGGAATGGAAAGGAACCGACAAATCACAGGGAAAGGAACACAGAGAAGGAGAAATTGGAGTGGAAGACAGCAAGCAAAGCAGAGTGTTAAAAAGTCAAAAGGACAAGTGCCCTTTGTGTTCCAAATTCCAAATCGAACTGAATCACTTCACCGTACATCAAGGTCTTTGTTACTTTTCTTGATATGCTGTTCCACCTGTCTCCTGTCTTCCTCGTAACCtgcaaagaatatttttttctcatttatataatatttagaattttaatgaattgaaaattttattattttttattttatttgaaataatttttaaaattaaaaaaaattaatttcataaataatttcaaataaaacaaataacaataaaaaaaataaaaatcaaatctgacaaataataaaattaaaagagaattaaattgaaaaaaaaataattttataaattatttcacataaaataaatagagatcaaggaatagagatcaaatctgataaataaaaaattttaattaaaaaaataatataaaaatcacaataaaaaaaattaaattaaaaaaaattaaagaataaaattaaaacaaaacacaaatcaatcaaaagattaagattaaatttaatataattaataattaataagtaaaaaaatatctttaattttttaataattttttaaaattactatccgctctaaataaatttatttttctaagaatcaagtctaaattctttttaactaaaaagtgtttttgattgattttgtttttttgttaatagtaaagaaatacaaaaaaaacgtTTGTAAAGCGGTTTTCTAAAGTAACTTTCCTTGCGTTGAAAGCTTGGCTTGAATGACAATCCTTGCTAAAACATCACGTGGCAAATTCCACGTTGCCTCATGAACAAAAGGTCAGAGAATGGCATGATAAGTGCATATCATGCCATTATTgactccatttaaaaaaaaattaaaagatgctTAGTAGAGTTGCTGTAATCGGAAATCTGTCTTGACTGGCTTGAGTGTTTTAATATAtcggttattgttttttaaagtttttttttaaaatatatattaaaaaaatattttttattttttaaattttatttttaatatcaccacatcatatcaaaataatttaaaaatataaaaactttaatttaatttaattttaattttaaccaatttttgttttgactGCGAACTCAAATGAAGGCTACTATAAAAATGTTGTCTtaactatttaaagttttttaatatttgtattattattttttaaaatatttttttattaaaaatatattaaaataatataatttttaattttaaaaaaattatttttaatataaacacatcaaaacaattcaaaaatattaaaatattaaaaaaaaattaattttagtcaaCTTTCATTTGCGCTGCAATCTCAAATGGAGGCTGCCATTAAAATGCTCCAGTCAGGTGTTTGAATCGATTTCGatctgaatttattttaaaaaaattcagtttagttattttttttaatttaaaactaaaccaTACCTAAAATAATCACCTGGTATCATCCTGTTTAGCAACAAGATAGCAATTGCCAGTTGGCAATGAGTTAATGTGTTAACGAAAGCTGAGATGGCTAGACAAGAAATTAGTAATGAAAGAGACATTGGTAAAGCTCCCTGGCCACCGAGGTTTTTGTTCGGAACTCGAAACGATGGCTGAGAAGCGGTCCCGTGAAAAAACGAGAaactaactttggacagcatgGGTAGGTCCTGCCTAACTTCCCAACTCCTATTTGAAGTTCGCACGTGGCAAGTAGGTGTCTGATTAGTTGTCTTTAATTTCCATTTTCATAGTTTAGGTTCAGCACTGCACCACTTTTTGACTACGGAACTAcattttttaaacatgtttagttttaaattaattttttatatatattaaaaataaattttaaaaaataataataaaatattattctaatatatttcaaacaataaaaacaactttaaaaaacaaactttctcGCATTTCTAAATAGGCTAATAACCattttaatatgtatatttattgtgtttttttaagtatttttaaaaaaattaaagttttttttattttaaattaatatttttatggtgtttttgtatcattttaatgtgctatataaaaaaataatttttaaaaaataaaaaatattattttaatatattttcaagtaaaaaaaaacatttaaaaaaacaaccaatgcAACACTTTCAAATACCTCCTATAATATTAGATAGTTTATCACTATGGCTGTCCAGAAATTTGTTTAATGAATTCCGAGCGAAGTTTAAATTTCTCATTTCAGAATTTACAGCTGTGTATTTTGCTTGGCATGAGAATCGAAAGGCTATAAGTATATCCTCTTAAAGTTCAATTAATATATGGAGGGTGAACCACGTTCGGCATCCTTctattgttaaattttatttaattaaatccttttattgttaatatgattAAAGGGATCTCTCTACTATATATTATCTTCATATTCACATCTCTTAGTTTGAGATACTGGTCAAGCTGACaccatattatattataaacgTGACACATGtccactaagaaaaaaaaaacagttgggTATTGGaactcatttttcttaatttctaaattcttaataaaagaagaagacactgaaataattttttttaataatttatgcaGAATTTGTTGTCATCTTTTTTGCTAACTATTAAGTTATTTAAcgttaaaagtgattttttattttttcactttattttgaaaaaaaatattattttttatttcatcaatgaAGGATTAGAATATTGATTTATTGATGAAACatactttatttaatttgtgtatttttcCACGAGcatgatctttttatttattttttcatgaaatttttgattttatgtgttcaagattttataatttgtaaataagatttattttttctgttttttttctttggattttgaaaataaaataaaaactcaacaagaaaaaaatactaagaataaaaaaatccagcataaaatcaaaattcattctTCAACAATATTGGATataaaacttcataatttatttcaattgagTTATCTTAATCTCGTGACCTAAATCAAGAGTTCTGTTGATTAGCTGTGctgacttgagttatttttttgtttattttttaattattttttttaatttcatcattcaacataaggttgattgagaattaagttatatattttgtttcgaTTTACTTTCCATGGGGCTATACCAATTTCATGATCCATCTTTAACAGGTTAATCCGAGTTGACTCGATTTAATTTTCTAGTGAATTTGACAAGATAACCTTAATTGATTCGATTAGATTTAATATACTAtcgtttaaatattttaaaaaatatatcattttgattttttaattcaaactatatttttatgggTCTTTAACATCATATAAATCCttgcatattttaattttttttctaaaaaaaatattaacaacatctaattacttttttatattaaaaaattaatctaatccCAAAGAAGAACGGACCTAATTAACCCAACCATTTGATTACGTGAAGAAGCCACATCTCTGGAAGTGTAGATAACTTATCATTTTAGACGCTACATATCTATTATCATACCTAACAAAAGACCAGTGATGTTGAGTGCTTGCTTTACACacaaggataataataataataataaaaaaaaaggttaaaaggACACCTCATTTCCCTCCCCTTCCTGTACTTGTTTTGTCCTATGCGAATTCTAAAGAGTAAAGTCTCCCAAAACTAAGAACTATGATAAGCTATCAAAGACGCTTTCACACTTGATCCCTGTCCACCTTAAGTTTATCTCCTTCCTACTCTTCAGTGATGCGTTTGGAAACATGGGAAtaactatgtttttaaaaaattaaaattttttattaaaatttatttttttatatgttttgtatcattttaatacattgatttcaaaaataatttttaaaaaataaaaaaaatttattttaatatattttaatataaaaaatattttaaaaaacaattacaatcacCCTTCTCGTTATCTTTCCCATTACTAAAATGTCTATCTCTGTTTGTattcttgcttttattttctggattattttggatatttgcaGCTTCGGCAGgccataaaatatttaattcagtTTTAGGGTCCATCAATGCAATATTTAACTGTTTTACAGGGATGCATAATTTTGACCTCGCGCGGTCTAGATAACTACTGAATTAATCCGACTAATATGAATTGCGGTACATACAgtgtttcataaaataatttaaaattactttttttatattttaaaattattttaatataataatatttaaaataatttttaatatttttacgagcaaaatatattttgaaaaataattattattaaattttttttgatgttgatAATATCTAGTTTTTTGCCCGGTGCACTCGTGCTTTATGTCATTTTAAAGTAGTTGTTATCACTCATAATTGAGGAGTTGTTATCAAGCAATTAATGTGACTTGTGGAGGATTACTCACAATTTTCTGATCTTGAGCACTGTTTGGTTAGCCAAGAAATGGGATCCAattccaaatgaaaaaaaaatcacattttgattttaattaaaactaaatctcctctttatttcaaaaatatatttgtaacaGAATagagtattttattttacttgaattaaAATAGGATTATCTTGTTTCTTGGTCAATTATAATCTTTACTCGAGGGACAATATGATATTGAAAATGCTCTGGAAGGAGATTTTAATTCTGATCTCAATTATGAGCGAACCAAACATGCCCTTGTAGAGAAAACTATACATTAACTAGATGCTGCCAAGATTAACGTAGTATAATCAATTATCGGGGGGCCAGAAGCCATTGTCAGTTTTCAATGCTCAAGTGCAGGTGGATTTGGTACAGGTCTTATTCTCTCAATTACTAGGCTTCTACTGCATAAAATATGCTTTGTACTATATAAGCTTTGACAATTGCACAACTTAAATCCCATCCTTCGAGCCAGGAAACTGGAGAGAGGAAGAAATCTTTGACTTCACAATGTGAAGCACACCCAGCTGGCTAGCATGAGCTTGAGAGCCAAgacagattttttatttttttcaccgaTATAAGTTTAGATTAGCTTAAACGCA
Coding sequences within it:
- the LOC133670015 gene encoding serine/threonine-protein phosphatase PP1-like, producing MEQAVLDNIIKRLLEVRGKPGKQVQLSESEIRQLCVVSREIFMQQPNLLELEASIKICGDIHGQYSDLLRLFEYGGFPPHANYLFLGDYVDRGKQSLETICLLLAYKIKYPENFFLLRGNHECASINRIYGFYDECKRRFNVRLWKTFTECFNCLPVAALIDEKILCMHGGLSPDLNHLDQIRNLQRPTDVPDTGLLCDLLWSDPSKDVQGWGMNDRGVSYTFGPDKVTEFLQKQDLDLICRAHQVVEDGYEFFANRQLVTIFSAPNYCGEFDNAGAMMSVDETLMCSFQILKPADKKSKFKAGNTSTGAGLFGSTTTAKPGNPPPGVKSFLGTKV